GAAGACATCGCCCAGGACAGGTGGGCCGTCGACGAGGCCGCGCTCGAGGAGGGCGAGGCGACCGGAGAAGGAGGCGAACGCGAGGGCGAGGACCCCAAGAGCGAAACGGCCGTGGAACCCGCGTCCGAACCCGACGACGGAGGCGAGTGAGATGGGCGATTCGGACACCGCCGACGCCGCCGACGGCGTCGACAAGGAGACGATCCGCCAGCGCGTCTGGGACGACCTCGAGGAGAGCGGCGAGGCGCGGTTCCCCTTTCCGCCCCACGGCCGGATTCCGAACTTCGCGGGCGCGGACGACGCCGCCGAGCGACTGGCCGAACAGCCGGAGTGGCGCGACGCGACGACGATCAAGGCCAACCCCGACGCGCCCCAGTTGCCCGTCCGGCGGGCGGCGTTGCGCGCGGGAAAGACCGTCTACATGGCCGTTCCGCGACTCGCCGACGAAAAGTGTTTCCTGAAACTCGACCCCGACGTACTCGCGGACTACGACGCGGCGACGACGGTTTCGGGGTCCTCGAAACACGGCGAGCGGGTCGGCCCCGACGCGGTCGAGGAGATCGATCTGATCGTCTCGGGCAGCGTGGCGGTCACCGACGACGGCGGGCGGATCGGCAAGGGGGAAGGCTACAGCGACCTCGAGTACGCCATCCTACGAGGGCTGGGCCTCGTCGACGACTCGACGGCGGTCGCGACGACGGTTCACGAACGGCAACTCGTCGACGACCCCGTCGCGATCGGGGACCACGACGTCGCGATGGACCTCGTCGTCACGCCCGAACGGACGATCCGCCCCGAAAGCCGCGCGCAGCCGTCCGGGATCGACTGGGACCTGCTCGACGAGGGCCGTCTCGAGGAGATTCCGGTCCTCCGGCGGTTGCAGTCGTCGTAAGTCGGTTCGCCGGATCGGTTCGGAGCCGTCGCTGCGATCGGACAGCGACCGTCGAATCGGAAGTACTGAGAACCATCCCGAGGGCCGGAAATACCCCGGCGCCTCGAGTGCCAACCGCAGGGTGTGGGGACGCAGGCGGGTGCAAGGCCTGCGTCGGTACCGGGAATCGGTACGGTGTGGCAGTGGTGGGGGAAGGGTGCTGTGGGTGGATTGGAAGTCACGGGTGCAGGCGGTGGATGCCTCGGTGGGGTCTGCCCGTCGACCTCCATCTATCGATAGCCGCGGATCCCACTTCAACGGGGGCGATGGTATTCGACGGTTATCCCGGATTCCGTCGATTTCAATCCCAGTTTACGCGGCCGAGATCGGGCGTGTGACGGTTTATACCGCCACATCTCCTTTCAACGTACAGTTATTCGTGAACGTCGGGAACGCGTCGATTCGAAGTCGACGCGAACGGCGACGATCCGCGCCGATCCGCACAAAAGGGAAGCCGCCGCGAGCGGCTAGCTGGTCAGTTCGTCGGCGACGATCCCGGCGTCCATCAACTGCGGGTCGAGGGCGAGGTCGAGCTGGCCCTTGACGAACTCCGGGACCGTGTCCCGGGCGTAGACGACCGTTCGAATGTCGTCCGAGAGGTCGCAGACGATCGGGATCGTCGTCGCCTGCCCGATGTCGGTCAGGACGTACAGATCGGCGTCGACGATCCCGGCCTCCTCGAGGGCGGGCCGGGAGATGACGCCGTTGAGGCGGGCGACGGTGGCCCCCTCAGCCTCGAGGGCGGCGGCGATGTCGTCCTCGTCGGGGCCGGCGACGATTGCGTCCGTGCTCATTCGTACTCGATTGTCGCTGGCGGTTTGTGGGTCACGTCGTAGACGACGCGAGCGACGTTGTCGTTCTGGCCGGTGATTCGCGACTGGATGCGCTGGAGGGTGTCCCAGTCGATCTCCTGTGCGCGGGCGGTCATCCCGTCGCGGGACTCGACCGAGCGGACGGAGACGACCCAGCCGTGCACGCGGTTGTCGCCTTTCACGCCCGTCGCCTTGCCGATGACGGCTGCGAGCGCTTGCCAGGGCTCGTACTCCTCGAGTTCCTCCTCGACGACGTGGCAGGCGTGGCGGGCGACCTCGAGTTTCTCCTCGGTGACCTCGCCGATGACGCGGACGGCGAGCCCGGGACCGGGGAACGGCATCCGTTCGGCGACGATCTCGTCGAGCCCGAGGTGGCGCGCGACCTCGCGGACCTCGTCCTTGTAGAGGTCGCGGACGGGTTCGACGATCCCCTCGAAGTCGACGACCTCCGGCAGGCCGCCCACGTTGTGGTGGGACTTGATCCCGCCCTCGCTCTCGATGCGGTCGGGGTAGATCGTCCCCTGGACGAGGTAGTCGGCCTCGGCGTCTTTCGCCTCGCGCTCGAACTCGCGGATGAACTGCTCGCCGATGATCTCCCGCTTCTCCTCGGGGTCGGTGACGCCCGAGAGGGCCTCGAGGAACCGATCCTTGGCGTCGACGATCCGCAGCGACTCCATGTAGTCGAAGGTCTCGCGGATCTGGTCGGTCTCGCCTTTCCGCATCAGGCCGGTGTCGACGTACACCGGAGTGAGCCGGTCGCCGATGGCCTCGTAGGCCAGGGCGGCGGCGACCGACGAGTCGACCCCGCCCGAGAGCGCGATGACGGCGTTTTCGTCGCCGATTTCGTCACCGATCTCTGCAACTGCTTCCGGAACGAACGTGTCTGTGTCTACCATCAGTGGGTAACCTCCGTTTCCGCGTCGGTGTCGGTGTCAGCATCCGCGTCTGCAGGCTCGGTCCCCGCTGCGTCGGACTGTTCGAGGACGGCCTCGACCAGTCCCAGGAACGGCGGGCTCGGCTGGCCGGGACGGGACGTGTACTCGGGGTGGAACTGCGTCCCGACGAAGTAGGGGTGGGTCTCGAGTTCGAGGATCTCCATCCGGTTGCCCGCGGTGCCGGAGAAGACGAGCGGCTCGTCCTCGAAGGCGTCGAAGTACTCGGGGTTGACCTCGTAGCGGTGGCGGTGTCGCTCCGAACACGAGGTGTCGCCGTAGAGGTCGTAGGCGAGCGTCTCGGGTTCGATGACGGTCGTGTGCTCGCCGAGTCGCATCGTCCCGCCCATGTCCTCGACCTCGTACTGCTCCGGCAGAATGTCGATGACCGGGTGGGGCGTGTCCTCGACCATCTCGGCGGAGTGGGCGTCCTCGAGGCCCAGCACGTTCCGGGCGTACTCGACGACGGCCATCTGGAAGCCCAGACAGAGTCCGAGGAACGGGATATCGTTCTCGCGGGCGTAGCGAACGGCCTCGATCTTGCCCTCGGAGCCCCGCATTCCGAAGCCGCCGGGGACGATGATTCCGTCCATGCCCTCGAGTTGGCCGTCGTGGCCGTCGGCCAGTTCGTCGGCCGGGACCCAGTGGCGCTCGACGTCGACGCCGACCTCGAAGCCGGCGTGTTTCAGCGACTCGTGGATCGACATGTACGCGTCCTCGAGGTCGTACTTGCCGACCAGCGCGATGTCGACCTCGCCGTCCTTCTCGGTGGTGACGATCTCCCGCCACTCGTTGGCCCGCTCGCCCGCGGGCAGGGCCTCGTCGGCCAGCCCGAAGTGCTCGAGGACGTACTGGTCTAAGCCCTCCTCTTCGACCATCAGTGGGACGTGGTAGACGTCCTCGACGTCGGGATTGGAGAAGACGGCTTCCGTCGGAATGTCACAGAACAGCGCGATCTTCTCCTTGGTCTCGGGGTCGAGTCGGTCCTCGCAGCGGCCGACGATGATGTCGGGCTGGAGGCCGATCGAGCGGACCTCCTTGACCGAGTGCTGGGTCGGCTTGGTCTTCTGCTCGCCGTTCTTCGAGTACGGGACGAGCGTGACGTGGGTGAAGAGGACGTTCTCCTCGGGTTCCTCGTGGGCGAACTGGCGCAGCGCCTCGAGGTAGGGCATCCCCTCGATGTCCCCCACGGTACCGCCGACTTCGATGATACAGACGTCGGTGCCTTCCGCGGCCTCTCGGATGCGACGCTTGATGTCGTCGGTGATGTGGGGGATGATCTGGACCGTCTTGCCCAGATAGTCGCCGGCGCGCTCCTGCTCGATGACGTGCTGGTAGGTCTTCCCCGTGGTGATGTTGTGGTCCGAGGTCATGTCGATGTCGAGGAACCGTTCGTAGTTCCCCAGATCGAGGTCGACCTCGCCGCCGTCCTCGAGGACGTACACCTCCCCGTGTTGGTAGGGGTTCATCGTCCCCGCGTCGACGTTCAGGTACGGATCGATCTTCACCGCGGTGACGTCGAACCCGGCGTTTTTGAGGAGACGGCCGGTGCTCGCGGCCGTAATCCCCTTGCCGAGCCCCGACATGACGCCGCCGGTGACGAAGATGAACTTGTTCCCCAGCGAGGGGTCATAATGAGTGTCCGATTCCGTCGGCATACCGAGTGTGCGCGCGACCGGTTGAAAACGATTTCGGGACCGCACCGTCTCCGACAGGCGTTGTCATCCCGAACGATGATAGATTCGGCCGTGGCCGTTTCCCGAAACCGCGACCGGAAAGAAAGGCGACTATCGGCGACTACGGCTCCTCGTCCATGGGCGCCTTCCCCTGCGGGTCGTCTTCCTTGGACACCTTCCCCTCGGCTTCCGACTCCGTGACCTCCATGTCCTGCACTTCGACGATTTCGGCCTGCTCCACGAACTCGATGCCGCCGCCCATGCGCAACTGGAGCGTCCGCCCGGGAAGGTCCGGATCGTCCTCGTCGGTCGGTTCTTGCGGGACGGAGACGGCGGTAACCCCTTCGATCGTGACGGAGCGACGCTCGATCGGGTCGCCCTCGTACTCGACCGTGTCCCACGTCTCGACGTCGAACTCGTCCATGTCCTTGCCGAAGTAGTCCTCCGCGTCCGGGTTGACCGTATCTTCGGTCTGGGACTCGCCCGTCGTCCTGTTATCGTCGAACTGAACCTCCTCGTGCTTGTACTGCCGGAGATGAACGAGCATGAGACTAGCCACCACCAGTACCTAGTTAATGCTTGTAGTGGAAGGCTCAACCAATTCATGAGTGCCCGCGGTGGATCGTCGGTCGAACGGGCTATGTGATCGCCGGCGAACTGTTCTCGAGCCTCGACCGCGCCGATAGCGGTCCCGTCTTCGAGTACAGACGGTGCACCTCGAGACCGTCGCTCGTCGAACGGAGATGTCGACTAGGACTCATTTCCCTATTTATTTTATACCGCGCGTTCGTACACCGAGACACTGTGGCGTCTCACGAACGACGACCCGCCCTCGAGTTCGACGAGCCGGACACCGGCTTTCAGGCCGGATTCGGATTCTACGTCGGTCTCGTCGCGGCCGGCGTCGCGGCGAGCGCGGGACTTCTGGCCGGAGCCTCCACCGCGACGCTGCTCGGCATCCTGCCGTCGACGGTGACGGCGGTCGCGATCGCCGGCCACATCCTCACGAGGCGGGCCCGCGGCCTGCCCGAGCGGATCGGTCGGAGCCGGTGGCGCCGACTGGCCTGCTACGCGCCGCCGATCGCGTTCGCGGCGACGCTGGCCGCCCCCCTCGTCACGTCGATCGAGGCGACCGGCCGGTTCGTCGCCCTGATGCTCGTCGTGACGCTCGTCACCGGCGTCACGGCGTACGGCGTCGATCGGATGGCCCGCAATCGGTACATCGACGCGCTCACCGCCGACGAGCCGACCGCGGTCTGGACGTGGCGACGGACCGGCCTCACCGCCGGCGGAATCGTGTTCGGCGCCTGTCTGGTGATCACGATCGGCGGCGGCCTCTACAGCACGATCGCGTGGGGGCTGAGCGTCGGTCCGTTCATGGTCTTCTACGGGCTCATCTTTCTCCTCCAGTGGTACGGTATCGGTGGCGACTGGCACAATTTCGACCAGAACGAACAGGCGACTCCGCCGACGATCCGCGCCCACGAGGCCGGACTCGTCGTCGAGCGATCCGTCTCGAGCACGTTCGTCCCGTGGGACGACGTCGCGGACGTGCGGCTGACCGACGACGAACTCGTCTTCGAGCGCCGGTGGCTCGACCTGCGCTGTGACCGCGCGGCGATCGACGACCCCGAGGCGACCTTCGAGGGAATCCAACGCGCCCGCGGGCGAGCGGACGCGACGCGGCAACCGAATCTCGCGGATTGAAGGCACATCCGTCCGTGGCCTCTCGCATGACCGACCTCACCGTTACCGTCGGCGACCGAACGCTCGCGGCCGCCTGGACCGACGACGCTCCTGAAACGCGGGCCGCGCTCGAGGGGGTCCTGCCGGTCGCCGGCGACGCCGTCCGCTGGGGCGACGAGTTGTACGTCGACGTCTCGCTCGACGTACCGCCCGAAAACGCCCGCGAGGTCGTCCCCGAGGGCGCCATCGCGTACTGGCCGGCCGGCGAGAAACTGTGTTTGTTTTGGGGCGAGACGCCCGCGAGCCGTGCGAGGTCTGAGCGGAGCGAAGACCTCGATATGGCGAGCGGTGACGACGGAACCGCGAGCCAGAACGGCGAACCGCGCGCCGCCGCGCCCGTTACCGTCGTCGCTCGAGTCGAGGACTGCGCCGCGCTGGTCGATCTCGAGGGCGGGGCGCGACTGCGACTCGAGCGCGCGGCGTGAGTTCCGTCGTCAGGTGCGATTCCGCGGCGCCCGCTCCGGCGTCCGCGTTCGGCCGCCGCCCCTCGAGAGGAGCAGCCACTGGGGAGCGCCCAGCAGCGCGAGCAACGCGGCGGCGCCGAGAACGACCGTCGTCGAGTCGATCGCGAGCCCGTAGAAGAGCGCGGTTCCGAGCGCGACGTACGACGTGGCGAGTAGCCAGACGATGCGATTCATGGGAGTTATACGGAATATGTCACGATAAGGATAGCGGCCGAACGGTCGTCGCTTCCGACGGGAACGAGGGCGTTCGCGCCGGCGCTACTTGCCCCAGAACGGATCCCGGCTGCGCTGCTTGTCGAGGTACATGTTCAGCGCCTCGAGTTCGTCTGCGGGGATCTCGTCGGCGAGTTCCTGCTCTAAGATTTTCGCGTGTTTCTCGGGGATCTGAATCCAGAGCTCGTCGTCCTCCTCGATCTGGCGGCCGACGGTCGGACCGTCGATGGCGACGGAGACCCGGTTGCCGGCCCGGGCTTCGTCGACGTCCTCGCCCTGCTCCTGAATGCCCTTGATCTGGCCGACGCGTTCGGGCTCGTTGCCCTCGAACTTCACGACGGTGGCGTTGTTCTGGACGGTCCCGGAGTTGACCTCGACGCCGACGACCGCGGGATCGTTCTGGCGGAACGTGTGGTCCGGCAGGATGCGAAAGCGGGCGGGCCGCGAGATGTTCTCGAGGATGGTGTCCTGCTGGGCCTGTTCGATCCCCTCGACGTACTCGTCGTACTCCTCGACGAGCTGGTAGATGACCTCGTCGGTGAAGATCGTCACGTCGTCGGTCTCGGCGCGGTGCTCGGCGTCGGAGAGGACGTCGACGTTGAACCCGAGGATGACCTGCTGTTTCGGATCCTCGGCCGTCGACGCGACCGAGATGTCACGCGGCGCGACGTCGCCGACCTCCGCGCGGACGATCGGCACCTCCGCCTCGTCTAAGGCGTCGGCCATGGCCTCGAGGCTTCCCAGCGTGTCGGCCTTGACGACGACGCCCTCTTCGGCGGTGTCGACCGCGATCGAGGCGAGTTCGGCCTGCACTTCCTCGATGACCTCGTCGAGGTCCCGATCGCGGACGACCCGGACGGGCGCGCCGGCCATCGCGTCGCCGAGTTCAGGCGCGGCGACCTTGATGCCGGCCGCGGCGCCGACCTCGTCGACGTTCTCGAAGCGGCTCTCGGTTCGGATCTCCGCGAGCGGTCGGGGCTGGAGCAGCGCGCGGACCTCGGTGACGATCGGGTCGTTCTGTCCGCCGACGACGATCGTGTCGTCTTCCTTGATCGTCCCGTCGTAGAGGACGATGTCGACCGTCTTCCCGAACCCCTTCTCCTCTTTGACCTCGAGGACGGTGCCGACGCCGGGGCCGGAGACGTCGATCTCCATCTCCTCTTTCATATAGCGCTGGGAGAGGCCCATCATCACGGTCAGCAGGTCCGGGACGCCCTCGCCGGTCATCGCCGAGACGGGGACGACGCCGACGTTGCGCTGGAAGTTTTGGACGCGCCAGTAGAGGTCGGCGGAGAACCCCTCGTCGCTCAGATTGCCGATGATCTCGTAGAGGCTCTCGTCGAGTCGCTGGCGGACGCGGTCGGACTGGGACTCGTAGGTGTCGTTGATCGGCGCGTCCTCGTTGGGGTCCCAGCCGGGGACGGTGTCGATCTTGTTCGCCGCGACGATGAAGGGCGTCTGGGAGCGCTTGAGGATGTCCAGCGCCTCGAGCGTCTGGGGCTGGAAGCCGTCGTTAACGTCGACGACGAGGATGGCGATGTCAGCGAGCGCGCCGCCCCGCGAGCGCAGCGTCGTAAAGGAGTGGTGGCCCGGCGTGTCGATAAAGAGCAGGCCGGGCAGGTCGAAGTCGTCGGGATCGACGAGGTCGCCCGCGATCGAGGAGATGATGTCGAGCGGGACGGCCGTCGCGCCGATGTGCTGGGTGATGGCGCCCGCTTCGCCCTCGATCACCGCGGAGCCGCGTATTTTGTCGAGGAGACTGGTCTTGCCGTGATCGACGTGGCCGAGGACGGCCACGATCGGAGTTCTGAGAGATGTGGGGTCGTGCGTATCCGTATTCGACATGGTGAACCACCCGAGAAGGTCTTATCTAAGGGGTCGGTAGAGCGGTAGTTAAACCCATCGTCATCCGCGCTGTTCTCGCCGGTCTGACTGGTCGCTCGACGCGAAACTGAGTCCGTCCGAACCGGCGCCGATCGGACGCCCCTCGAGCGACCGCTATCGGACCGGATCCGTGTCGCGTCGAGGGAGCCCGAACCGAGTCGAATCGCCGTTCGGCGGTCTCGCTCGTGCGATGCGACGACGGCGGGTAGGACGCCTCGCTATCTACCCCGTGGACTTTAATACCGATTAGTAAGTACGGGTATGCATGAGCGATATACTCGCTGAAAATCTCTCGGGGAAGTCCGTCATGGGTTCCGACGGCACCGAGCTCGGATTGCTCTATAACATCACCATGGATCTCAAATCCGGCAAGCTCCACGACCTCGTTATCGATCCCGACGACGAGATCTCCCCGCGAACGGTCGACTTCGACGTCGACGACGCGGGCCGATTCCTCGTCCCCGTCAACCGCGTTCAGGCGGTCAAAGACTACATCGTCGTCCAGCGCTAACGGTATGTACGTTCTCGACTCCTCGGCGTTTATCCACGACTTTCACACGACAGAACAGACTGCAACCATCCCCCTCGTCCGCGAAGAACTCGAGGACGAGAGCGCCTATCGCTACGACGCGATGGAGGGCTCGGGGATGCACATCCACATTCCGAACGACGACACCACCGAGAAAGTCCAGCGCGCGGCCCGCGAATCGGGCGATCTCGACGTCCTCTCCGACACCGACGTTCGGCTCATCGCGGCGAGTTTCGAACTCGACGGGACGCTCGTCACCGACGACTACGCGATGCAAAACGTCGCGGAGAAGTTAAACGTCGACGTCGAAGTGATCGCTCGCGAGGGCATCGACGAACAGCGCCACTGGCGCTACCAGTGTCAGGGCTGCGGTCGCGAGTTCGACGAACAGAAGGACCGCTGCCCGATCTGCGGCTCGGAACTGGCGCGGAAGAACCCCTCGTAATTCGGCTCTCGCCGTCGGTACCCCGTTTTCTCACACGAGATATTCGACGAACAGCAACGCGTTGTAACAGCCGTGGACCAGCGCGGGCACCAGCAGGTTGTCCGTCCGTTCGTAGATCGTCCCGAGGATCAACCCGAGCGCGAACACCAGCGCGAGGCTCGCGAGCATCGCGCCCGGTCCCGCGGTCGCGTACGCGAACAGGTGGACGATCATGAAGACGAGGCTCCCGACGAGGACGGCGCCGGCGCGGGAGAAGTGTTCGTAGAGGCTCTTCTGGATCACGTTCCGGTAGAACAGCTCCTCGAACGGCCCGACGAACAGGAGCATCGACGGGACGGCGACCATCGCCAGTTCGGGGTTCTCGGCCAGCCGCTGGGTCGTGGTGTGGTCCGAGGCGTCGATGCCGAGCGCCGTCATGACCTGCGAAATCCCGATGTTCGCTGCAAAGAGCAGGACGAGACCGAGGACGATCCAGCCGACCGTCCGGAGCGTCGGCCGCTCGAGGTCGATGAACGACCGGTCGCGGCCGCGGTAGGCCAGGTAGCCCGCCGCGACCCCGCCGAGGCCGACCGCGTAGGCGGGGTACTCGACCAGCGACTGCTGGAGCGGCGTGGGTTCGCCGACGAGGACGGTCACCGGCAGCGAGAGGAACACCGTCGCGATCGAGAGGCTGAACAGACCGACGACGGCGAGTACGCACATCTCGACCGTCCGCGCGAGCCGGCGGTACAACCCCGGACCCGAGACGCCGCCGCGGTCGGCGATACCGACGCCGACCGCGCCGATCGCGGCGACCAGGGCGACGAACAGCGACGAGACCGCCCCCTCGAGGCCCGGGACGACGACCGATCCCAGGACGCCCTGGGTGATCGCGTACCCCGACAGGACGACGACGAGGAGGCTCCCGGCGGCGGCGGCCGCCCCGGCGACGCGCCGCTCGAGCAGGCCGTGGCGGCGACCGACGAACGCGCCCGTGGCGACGAGGGCGCCGACCGCCGCGAGCCAGACCGCGGGGGCGTCGACGCCGCGGCGGACCGGCAGCACGAGCGCGGCGAGAACGACGGCCGAGAGGACGGTTCCGACGGTCGGGACGACGTCGGACGCGGCCGAGCCGGCGTCACCGTCGCCGTCGGCGGTCCGGGTGAGATCGCTCATACGTGAGTCTTCGAGCGCGAACCCATAGGCGCACCGCAACGCGGTCGGGTCCGGGACTGAATCCGGCTACCGCTCGATACGAAGCTCCGTCTTCTCGGCGACGGCGTCGGCCTCCTCGAAGTCTCCGCCGCCGAGCAGGCCGCGGGTAGCCTTCTTGGCCCACTCGACGGCCGGCTGTTCGAACGTGTTGACGCCGTACAGTTCGCCCGCGAGGACGCAGGCCGCCTCCATCCCGTAGAGGAGGCCGCCGAGTTCGTACTCGTCGACGCCCTCGAGTTCGAGCCGGACGTTCGGCCGGCCGGCCGCCGCGAGGCTGGCCTCGGTGGCCTCGAACTCCGCCTCGAGCAGTTCGCCGAGCGTCGCGTCGCCGAGGTACGCCAGTTCGTCGACGTCGGTGTCGGGGATCGACCGGTCGTCGGTCTCGCCCGGCGAGACGAAGGTGACGAGTTTGTCCCGCGGGCCCGCCCGGTAGAGCTGCAACTGAGAGTGCTGGTCGGTCACGCCGAGCGCCCGCGCCGGCGTCTGCCCGAGGTCGTCCTTGCCGAGGCTCTCGGCCCACAGCTGGGCGAACCACTCGGCGAAGGTCTCGAGCGACTCCGCGTAGGGGACCATGGCGTTGACGGCGGCGCCGCGCTGGTCGAGCGCGTAGGCCGTCGCCCCGTAGGCGTAGGCCGGGCAGTCGAACAGCGAGCCGGTCAGGCTCTCGCGCTCGGCGGCGGCGCCCTCGAGTAAGGCCTCGAGATCGTGGCCGCAGACGGCCGCCGCGACCATGCCGACCGCCGACAGCGCCGAGAAGCGGCCCGGAACGCCGTCGGGGACCTTCA
This portion of the Haloterrigena gelatinilytica genome encodes:
- a CDS encoding 5-formyltetrahydrofolate cyclo-ligase, which encodes MGDSDTADAADGVDKETIRQRVWDDLEESGEARFPFPPHGRIPNFAGADDAAERLAEQPEWRDATTIKANPDAPQLPVRRAALRAGKTVYMAVPRLADEKCFLKLDPDVLADYDAATTVSGSSKHGERVGPDAVEEIDLIVSGSVAVTDDGGRIGKGEGYSDLEYAILRGLGLVDDSTAVATTVHERQLVDDPVAIGDHDVAMDLVVTPERTIRPESRAQPSGIDWDLLDEGRLEEIPVLRRLQSS
- the infB gene encoding translation initiation factor IF-2, which gives rise to MSNTDTHDPTSLRTPIVAVLGHVDHGKTSLLDKIRGSAVIEGEAGAITQHIGATAVPLDIISSIAGDLVDPDDFDLPGLLFIDTPGHHSFTTLRSRGGALADIAILVVDVNDGFQPQTLEALDILKRSQTPFIVAANKIDTVPGWDPNEDAPINDTYESQSDRVRQRLDESLYEIIGNLSDEGFSADLYWRVQNFQRNVGVVPVSAMTGEGVPDLLTVMMGLSQRYMKEEMEIDVSGPGVGTVLEVKEEKGFGKTVDIVLYDGTIKEDDTIVVGGQNDPIVTEVRALLQPRPLAEIRTESRFENVDEVGAAAGIKVAAPELGDAMAGAPVRVVRDRDLDEVIEEVQAELASIAVDTAEEGVVVKADTLGSLEAMADALDEAEVPIVRAEVGDVAPRDISVASTAEDPKQQVILGFNVDVLSDAEHRAETDDVTIFTDEVIYQLVEEYDEYVEGIEQAQQDTILENISRPARFRILPDHTFRQNDPAVVGVEVNSGTVQNNATVVKFEGNEPERVGQIKGIQEQGEDVDEARAGNRVSVAIDGPTVGRQIEEDDELWIQIPEKHAKILEQELADEIPADELEALNMYLDKQRSRDPFWGK
- a CDS encoding NOB1 family endonuclease; translation: MYVLDSSAFIHDFHTTEQTATIPLVREELEDESAYRYDAMEGSGMHIHIPNDDTTEKVQRAARESGDLDVLSDTDVRLIAASFELDGTLVTDDYAMQNVAEKLNVDVEVIAREGIDEQRHWRYQCQGCGREFDEQKDRCPICGSELARKNPS
- a CDS encoding cyclophilin-like family protein; this encodes MTDLTVTVGDRTLAAAWTDDAPETRAALEGVLPVAGDAVRWGDELYVDVSLDVPPENAREVVPEGAIAYWPAGEKLCLFWGETPASRARSERSEDLDMASGDDGTASQNGEPRAAAPVTVVARVEDCAALVDLEGGARLRLERAA
- the guaA gene encoding glutamine-hydrolyzing GMP synthase, which codes for MVDTDTFVPEAVAEIGDEIGDENAVIALSGGVDSSVAAALAYEAIGDRLTPVYVDTGLMRKGETDQIRETFDYMESLRIVDAKDRFLEALSGVTDPEEKREIIGEQFIREFEREAKDAEADYLVQGTIYPDRIESEGGIKSHHNVGGLPEVVDFEGIVEPVRDLYKDEVREVARHLGLDEIVAERMPFPGPGLAVRVIGEVTEEKLEVARHACHVVEEELEEYEPWQALAAVIGKATGVKGDNRVHGWVVSVRSVESRDGMTARAQEIDWDTLQRIQSRITGQNDNVARVVYDVTHKPPATIEYE
- a CDS encoding glucose-6-phosphate isomerase produces the protein MNVDIGNALASVASPGASRESLERLDEQVADAHERIVAGMEQSEHGYEALNLPERTDPDEIRAAVEPVADAEALITVGIGGSALGAATITDALADESDTEAVYLDNVDPEWVSSHLERLPLEETAINVVSRSGTTAETLANFLVVRDAFEAAGVDWTERTIVTTGESGPLRNLADRHDLPSLKVPDGVPGRFSALSAVGMVAAAVCGHDLEALLEGAAAERESLTGSLFDCPAYAYGATAYALDQRGAAVNAMVPYAESLETFAEWFAQLWAESLGKDDLGQTPARALGVTDQHSQLQLYRAGPRDKLVTFVSPGETDDRSIPDTDVDELAYLGDATLGELLEAEFEATEASLAAAGRPNVRLELEGVDEYELGGLLYGMEAACVLAGELYGVNTFEQPAVEWAKKATRGLLGGGDFEEADAVAEKTELRIER
- a CDS encoding CPBP family intramembrane glutamic endopeptidase; amino-acid sequence: MSDLTRTADGDGDAGSAASDVVPTVGTVLSAVVLAALVLPVRRGVDAPAVWLAAVGALVATGAFVGRRHGLLERRVAGAAAAAGSLLVVVLSGYAITQGVLGSVVVPGLEGAVSSLFVALVAAIGAVGVGIADRGGVSGPGLYRRLARTVEMCVLAVVGLFSLSIATVFLSLPVTVLVGEPTPLQQSLVEYPAYAVGLGGVAAGYLAYRGRDRSFIDLERPTLRTVGWIVLGLVLLFAANIGISQVMTALGIDASDHTTTQRLAENPELAMVAVPSMLLFVGPFEELFYRNVIQKSLYEHFSRAGAVLVGSLVFMIVHLFAYATAGPGAMLASLALVFALGLILGTIYERTDNLLVPALVHGCYNALLFVEYLV
- a CDS encoding DUF7126 family protein produces the protein MSTDAIVAGPDEDDIAAALEAEGATVARLNGVISRPALEEAGIVDADLYVLTDIGQATTIPIVCDLSDDIRTVVYARDTVPEFVKGQLDLALDPQLMDAGIVADELTS
- a CDS encoding PRC-barrel domain-containing protein, with translation MSDILAENLSGKSVMGSDGTELGLLYNITMDLKSGKLHDLVIDPDDEISPRTVDFDVDDAGRFLVPVNRVQAVKDYIVVQR
- a CDS encoding PH domain-containing protein, encoding MASHERRPALEFDEPDTGFQAGFGFYVGLVAAGVAASAGLLAGASTATLLGILPSTVTAVAIAGHILTRRARGLPERIGRSRWRRLACYAPPIAFAATLAAPLVTSIEATGRFVALMLVVTLVTGVTAYGVDRMARNRYIDALTADEPTAVWTWRRTGLTAGGIVFGACLVITIGGGLYSTIAWGLSVGPFMVFYGLIFLLQWYGIGGDWHNFDQNEQATPPTIRAHEAGLVVERSVSSTFVPWDDVADVRLTDDELVFERRWLDLRCDRAAIDDPEATFEGIQRARGRADATRQPNLAD
- the pyrG gene encoding glutamine hydrolyzing CTP synthase yields the protein MPTESDTHYDPSLGNKFIFVTGGVMSGLGKGITAASTGRLLKNAGFDVTAVKIDPYLNVDAGTMNPYQHGEVYVLEDGGEVDLDLGNYERFLDIDMTSDHNITTGKTYQHVIEQERAGDYLGKTVQIIPHITDDIKRRIREAAEGTDVCIIEVGGTVGDIEGMPYLEALRQFAHEEPEENVLFTHVTLVPYSKNGEQKTKPTQHSVKEVRSIGLQPDIIVGRCEDRLDPETKEKIALFCDIPTEAVFSNPDVEDVYHVPLMVEEEGLDQYVLEHFGLADEALPAGERANEWREIVTTEKDGEVDIALVGKYDLEDAYMSIHESLKHAGFEVGVDVERHWVPADELADGHDGQLEGMDGIIVPGGFGMRGSEGKIEAVRYARENDIPFLGLCLGFQMAVVEYARNVLGLEDAHSAEMVEDTPHPVIDILPEQYEVEDMGGTMRLGEHTTVIEPETLAYDLYGDTSCSERHRHRYEVNPEYFDAFEDEPLVFSGTAGNRMEILELETHPYFVGTQFHPEYTSRPGQPSPPFLGLVEAVLEQSDAAGTEPADADADTDTDAETEVTH